From Peromyscus eremicus chromosome 3, PerEre_H2_v1, whole genome shotgun sequence, one genomic window encodes:
- the LOC131905946 gene encoding large ribosomal subunit protein eL27-like gives MGKFMKPRKVVLVLAGHYSGRKAVIVKNIDDGTSDRYPQKVTAAMGKKKIAKRSKIKSFVKVYNYNHLMPTRYSVDIPLDKTVVNKDVFRGPALKRKARREAKVKFEERYKTGKNKWFFQKLCF, from the coding sequence ATGGGCAAGTTCATGAAACCCAGGAAAGTGGTGCTGGTCCTGGCTGGACACTACTCCGGACGCAAAGCCGTCATCGTGAAGAACATTGATGATGGTACCTCAGACCGCTATCCCCAAAAAGTGACAGCTGCCATGGGCAAGAAGAAAATCGCCAAGAGGTCAAAGATCAAGTCCTTTGTGAAAGTTTATAACTACAATCACCTCATGCCCACAAGGTACTCTGTGGACATCCCCTTGGACAAAACAGTTGTCAACAAGGATGTCTTTAGAGGCCCAGCCCTGAAACGCAAGGCCAGGCGGGAAGCCAAGGTCAAGTTTGAGGAAAGATACAAGACAGGGAAGAACAAATGGTTTTTCCAGAAGCTTTGCTTTTAG